CGAGCCAAACGCTACCAGTGCGGTGACGACAGTGAGGACCGCCGCGCCGAGCATCGCAAGGAACATCGCGAGCTTGCGCTGAGCCGCGGCGAGCATGAACACGAGCGGGACGGCGGCCGATGCTTTGACTCCGATTGCCAGCGCGCTGATGAATCCCCCAGCTGCGTCGCCCGCGCCGTCATCGCGCGAGAAAGCAAATGCAATGCCTAAGAACACGATCAACATCGTCAGCGCTTCGTTGTGGGCGCCGGCGACCACGTGAACGAGCGTTGCGGGCGAGAGCCCGACGATTGCGATCGCACGCACGCCGTCGGCACCCACTTTTGCGGCGATGGACTTGACGAGGAGCACGAGTCCAAGGCTGGATGCAACGGAGACGAGCTTCAAAGACCAGAAGGCAACTGCAACGCTGACCCAGGCCAACGGATACGTGAAGAGCGTGAAGAACGGGCCATAGACATCGACAGCGTCCTTGGATCCCGCGAAGCCAAATACGGGGTCGCTCGGAATGTCGAAAGGCCGGGAGTCGTACGGGTTCAGCCCGTGCTCAATGCCGAGACGGGCGTATGCGATGTAGCTGAAGACGTCCTGCGAGAGCAGCGGCGGCGCAAGAAAAAAGACCGCATGCAGGCCGACGACAGACCACAACAGCCAGCTCACGGGCAGCTTTGGCGCAAACCACACGACCAGCGCCCAGAGCAATGCTGACAGCATCAACGGCAGGTAATAGATCCAGCCCGCGTTGGGGCCAGCGAGCGACTCCGCACCAAAGACTCGATAGATCCCGATCAGCCAGGTGGGTGATCCGCCAACGGTTGCGAGCACGATCTGCGAGCCGACGACGGCCGGCGCCACCGCGAGCCAGAGGAATACAAGAACGAGCGCTCCGAGAGCCGCTTGCGCCCAGCGCAAACCGGCTTGAGTCACTGGCCGGGCGCCGCGCCGCCGGGCGCCGCGGGTGCTGGCGTCTCGGGCTGCTGAGGTGTCTCCTGCGGGGCGTCGTTGCCTCCGCCGTCGCTGCCTCCGCCACCGTTTTCGGTGGCCGGCTTCTTCTTGCCCTCGGTGTAGGTCTTCTTCTTGTCGTCGAGCGCATCGTTCGTGCCCTCGGATCTGCCCTGTCGGGCGTACTTGCCCGAGAACGGCTTCGAGACGAACGGCGTCTCGGGCTTCGGGAAGTCCTCGCAGCGGTCGCCGATCGCGGCCTTCATGAACTTGGTCCAAATGTCGGTCGGGAGCGTTCCTCCGGCGACGCTGGCCACGCCTTCAACGTTGTTCATCGAGCGCTGCGCGTTCGGGTAACCCATCCACGTTGCGGTGGCGAGCGTGGGCGTGTACCCGACGAGCCAGGCGTCGCGGAAGTTGTCGGTCGTTCCAGTCTTGCCGGCGGCCGGACAGGTGAAGCCACCCCTGCGCACGCCGGTCGCAGTGCCGGCGGCGACGTTCTGCTCGAGAATCTTCGTCACTTCGTAGGCCTCGCCGTCGGTGAAGACGCGCTTTCGCTGGACCTTGTAGGTGCTGTCGTTCGTGGTTCCGGGGAAGTCCACCTTCGATATGACCAACTGCTTGGAGCGGATACCACCGGCGGCGAGTGTCGCGTAAGCCTGGCTCATCTCAAGCGGCGAGACGCCGTTCTCGAGGCCGCCGAGACCCTCCGCCGGGTACCCGTTGAGTTTCGAGCGGATACCCATCATCCGCGCCGTGCGCTTGACGTTGTTCGGGCCGACATCCATGTCGAGCTGGATGTAGACCGAGTTGTCCGAGGCGACCGTGGCCTTCACGAGGTTCTGGCTTCCGCTGTAGGTATTCGCGTAGGTCGCGACCTTGATCGGTCCCCAGGGCGTGTTCTTGATGTCAATCGGGCGCGACGTGTACGTCGTAGTGGCGGGATCGATCCCCTGGCGGATCGCCGTGAGCAAGACCATCGTTTTGAAGGCCGAGCCCGGCTGGCGCGAGCCCTGCGCTGCAAGGTTGAACTGACTCTGTCCGTAACCGCCGCTGCTTGCCATCGCGCGCACGTACCCCGTGCGCGGATCGGTCGCAACGATTGCGCTCGACGGGTCGCCCGGTGTGGGAAGCGTGGATTTGATCGCCTCGCGCGCAGCAGTCTGAAGGCGCGGGTCAATCGTCGTGTAGATCTTCAGACCGCCCTTTCGCACGGTGTTGATTCCGTACTTGTCGATCAGCTGTTGCTTGACGTAGTCAAAGAAGTACGGCTCACGGATCTTCGTGTAGCGCGTTCCGCGGTCCAGGCGCAGCTTGCTTTGTGCGGCCGCATCGGCCTCGGCCCGAGTGATGTACCCGCGCTCGGCCATCTTGTCGAGTACTTCCGCGCGGCGCACGAGCGCCGCCTGCGGATTGAGGAAGGGGTTGTAGTCGGTCGGCGCCTGGGGCAGCCCGGCGAGCATCGCGCACTCAGAGAGGTTGAGGTCGTTCGCGTTCTTGGCAAAGAAGGTCTGCCCAGCGGCCTGCAGTCCCATTGCTGACTGGCCGCCGACTGTGCCGTACGGTGCGGTGTTCAGGTACTGACCGAGGATCCAGGTTTTGCTGCGCTGGCGCTCGAGTTCGTTGGCGAGCTTTGCCTCGCGGATCTTGCGCTTGAAGTCACGTTTCGGGTCCGATATGTAAAGGTTGCGCACGAGCTGCATCGTGATCGTCGATCCACCTTGGACGGTCTTTCCACTGCTTGCGTTCTTAACTGCTGCACGCACGATCGCCGTGTAGTCCACGCCGCCGTGCTCATAGAAGCGCTCGTCCTCGATTGCGATCGTCGCGTCCTTGCAGTCCTGCGGAAGGCGTTTCCAGGCGACCGGCGTGCTGATCTCGTCGGCTTGGATGTATCCGAGCAACTCGCCGTTGGCGGCGTATACGGCGGAAGTGAGACCGCGGTTGACCGGCTTGCCCAGCGGCGGCGCGCCGTTGGCGAGTGCAATCACGTATCCGATTGCCGAAAATCCTGCGATCGCGCCCAGCGACACGAGTACGACCAGTCCAATCGCCAAGGGGCGATGGGCGGTGCCGCGCCGCGAGCGGCGTTTGCGTCTTTCTCGTGCAGTCATCCTGGGGGTGTTCGTGCGTTCTCTGAATCTTCGCCGAGGCGCGGTACAAACCTGCGCTTCGCTGCGCGATCACACAGCTACAGAACACACACAGAACACACTCTCGGGCGTGTTCGATGCGGTGCTCAGGCAGCTTGCGAAGGCCCTTCCAGCATACCGGCGTCGCTCAAAATCGCCACTACTTGCTCGCGGGTGGCAAATCGCTGGGTGGCCTCGTGGCCAGCGGTGGTGCTGAAGGAGATGAGAATCTCGAAGCGATCAACCGCGCAATCGCCGAGCGAAATCGTTGTGTCGTCGAGCTTCTCTCGCAGCAGCTGAATCGCGGCAGTGGCCTTGTTGGGCGCAATCTCGATCGAAGCATCGACATCGACGACCGTCCCGGCGATCGTGTAGTTCTCGAGCGGCGTCGTCGCGATCGCCTCGTTTGGTATCACCAGTCGGTGCCCGGAGGGGAGCCTTACGAAGGTGTAGGTCAGCGTGATGTCCTCGACGCGCCCGCGATTGTCCTGCCACGCAATCACGTCGCCTATGCGGAATGGCTGCACCGTGGCGAGCATCATTCCCGAGACTGCGTTGGCGAGCACTGCACGAGACGCAAGACCGACCGCCACTCCGACAACGGCGCTTGATGCCAACAGCGCGGTCCCCAGTGGTTTCAGTGCGTCAATCTGCGCGAGCGCGAGGAAGATACCGAGCATTGCGATGCTGAGGACGATCAGTCTGCGCACCAGTCGCAGGCGCGTGACGGCCGATTTGCTCAGCGGCTCGCTGTCGCGAACGCTGGAAATGCGCATCGAGCTGCGCTGGAGGAATCTGTCGACGAGTTTTGCCACGACAAGCGCGACGACGCTGATCGCGAGCGCAATTATCCACTGCGAGTTGGCGTCGATGAAAGTGGCTTTGGCGAGGATCAGCATGGGCAACCGGTTCTTCGGCCACAATATGCCGCGTGACCGACGCTCCCTTTGATCCGCCGACCGGCGAGCCGCGACCTCTGCCCGAGATGCCCGTCGCTGGTCCGCCTGTCGTGCCCCCTCCAACGACGCCGCTGCCCCCCGGAACGCCCCCTCCCGGATCGCTCGGTCCGACCGGTGCGGAGCGCTGGCGTTGGTACTACGCGGCCTACGCGTTCTTCGGCTCGTTGATCGTGTCGCAGGTCGTGGTGCTCGTCATCGGTGGTATCTGGGCCGCCGTAGGGGACAAGGATCTCACGCAGTTGCAGGACAGCTCCGGCTTCATCGTTGCTGCCTCGGCGGTCAACGAACTCTTCTTCATCGCCACGGCCGTCTTCGTCGCCCGCATGTCCGGGAGCTTCCATTGGCGGGACTTCGGCCTCGTTCGCTCGCCGTTGCGGAGAACGGTCGTGTTGACCGTCGCGATGCTGATCAGTTACTTCGCGTTCCTCGCGATCTACAGCCAGCTTGTGCAGCTCGCTCCCGATGACGCACCCGAGAAGCTGGGGGCAAACGCAGGCAACCTGCAGATGCTCTTCTTCGCACTACTGGTAGCGGTGCTCGCCCCGATTGCCGAGGAGGTCTTCTTCCGAGGGATGATCTTCCGCGCGCTGTGGAATGGGATCGGACTCTGGCCCGCCGCGATCGTTTCGGCACTGCTCTTCGGATCGCTCCATTTTGACGCGTTGACCAGCGAGCGCCTGCTTCAGGTGATCCCGATTGCAGTGCTTGGCATCTCGTTCGCACTGCTCTATGCGTGGAGCGGAACCCTCTACGCGGCGATTGCACTGCACGCGACCAACAACGCGGTCGCGGTGGCTGCGTTCGCAGAGAAAAACAACTCTGACTTCGGCCTGGCGCTTGTCGCAGTGCTCTGGGTTCTGATGATGTTGGGCTGCGGGCTGGGGCACCGTTTGACAGACAAACGGATCGAGCGTCCGAGGGGTGGACTCACGGGCGGCGGCGACGGCCCCGTCGAATATGCTGTACCGAGATGACCGCGCGCATGCTCACATCGGGATCGGTTTCCTGCGCCGCCGCGATTTTTGCGATGCTCGCTCTGGCGCTACCGGCATTCGCAGAACCGACTGGAGCCACAGACCGATCGACTGCCATCACTGGCGTCACCGGACCGTCTGGAGTCTCGGGAGCAGCAAGGAAGAGGTCCAGCTCCAAGGCCAAAACGGCCAAGCTGAAAACGTTCTCGCTCCGTGCCGAAGGCGCCTACCGCTACAAGGGTCGCGGGTACGTCTTGCCGCGAACCAATCTCGTGATTCGCGGCCGCGTGGAGACCGTCCTCGGCGCGGAGGTCAAGATCCGCATCCTCAAAAATGGCAAGCTGATCAAGAGCGAAAACGTCGTACTCGACTCCGCTGGTTCAACCAGCAAGTTTCGTTATTCATGGCGCGCTGGCAAGGAGGGCAGGTACGCGATCAAGCTTGAGCTGACCGACGAACAGAAGTTGCTCGCGGGGGCCGGCAAGGGCACCACGGTCTCGGTCGTGCGTACGAACATCCGCCCCGGCAGTCGCGGCGTCGCCGTGCGTCTTTTCCAAAACCGTCTGCGCAGCCTCTCTTACGTCGCGCCGCTCAACGGTCGCTTTGACGCCGGCACCGGTCGCGCCTTCATCGCCTTCCGCAAGGTCAACGGAATGTCCCGCAGGGCCGCCGCAGGTTCGAGCGTCGCACGCAAGCTCGCGGCGGGCACGGGTGGCTTCCGGCTTCGCTATCCGGGCGCCGGGCGCCACATCGAGGTCAGTACGAGCAAGCAGATCATGGTTATGGCCGACAAGGGCAAGGTCACCCGGATCTACCACGTCTCAACCGGAAAGTCTTCCACGCCGACGATCCGCGGCACCTACCGCGTGTACCGGAAAGATCCGACCACGAACGCCAAGGGAATGGTCAAGAGCAGCTACTTCATCCGTGGATATGCAATCCACGGATTCAAGGATGTGCCGATTTTCGGTGCCAGCCATGGCTGCGTGCGCGTCCCCATCCCGAACGCTTCGTCGATCTTCCGCTGGGTGCGCATGGGCACCCGCGTCGACACCTATTTCTGAGCTGACAGTCCGCTAACGCGAACCGGCTGTGAAGCCGTCATGCCGACCGCGTTGCGCACCGGCGTCACTCGCTGGCCCGCTCATTTCGATCCACGCCGCGAGTGCTCGCAGGCCAAGCAGGAACACGAGCATGCCGAAGACGAAGGCCGCGCCGCGCATCGCCCAGACGTTGCCGTCGCCGAGCTTCCTCCCGATCGACTCGCCGGGCGAGGTGATCGCGTCGTTGGCCTTGTCGAGGTTGGCACGAAGTTTTCCGTTTTCATCCGCAGTGAGGCGTCCATGCTGGTCGCGCGCCGTCGCGACCCGCGCTCCACCACTGGTCGCCAACTGTGCCTGCTGCTTCGACGCTGAACCGAGCTCGTCCCAGACGAACAAACCGAAGCTGACGGCGACTATCGCCGTCAGGAGTATCGATGCAACGCGGAGAAGTCCCGAGACGTTCATGTCCCGTCCAGCTTTCTTGGATTGCCGATGCGGATTTCGGCTGAATTTTCTTGGCGGTTGCTCCGTCGCGAACGGAGTGACGCCGGGGCAGACATCGCACCCTGCATCGAGTTTCGGCTGGGACCGCCCGAGCCTTGAGTCCAATGGGGCGGACACTCCAAGCTGAATGTCCACTCGCATCCCGCTCTGAGTCTGGAATTGCACTCCGTGGTCATTGTGTCTACGATGCTCAGCGGCTATGGATGCGCGCGACACTTTGATTGCTGAACTTCGCGAACACGCGCTCGTGATCGGCGAAGTAGTTCTGACCAGCGGGAAGACCGCGCAGTACTACGTGGACGCCAAGCGCGCGATCCTGCAGAGAACGGGGTTCATGGCGCTCGGCGAACTCGTCGCAGACTTCGCGACGGTGGTCGGAGCAACCGCCGTGGGCGGAATGACGATGGGTGCCGACCCAGTCGCCTGCTCGGCACTTGCCGTGGGCTCCGACGCCAAGGCCTTCTTCGTGCGCAAGGATCGCAAGGAGCACGGCCTGCAGCGCTGGGTCGAGGGACCGTTGCTCGCTCCGGGCGAGCGCTGCCTGATCGTCGAGGACGTCGTCACCACGGGCGGATCGACGCTCCAGGCGATCGAGCGCGTCAAGGACGAGGGATTTGAAATCGTTGGAGTCTGCGCCGTGCTCGACCGGCTTGCAGGCGGCGGAGAGGCAATTGAGGCTGCTGCGGGAGCGCCCTACCGTGCCTTCACCACTATCGATGATGTGCATCCCGACCGGCCAGACCGATAAACCAACTGTCGGGACCTGGTTACAGCTGTACTTAGTACTTGGGCAGGCTGACTGGCTACGGATGAGCCGCTTCAAATCGAAAAAAGAACTCCGACTCGTAATGGACCAGGTGATCGCGACGCTCTGCGATGACACGGAGGTCGGCCCGCAGCTCAAAGCCCTGGGCACGCCCGTCGAGATCACCTACAAGGATTTCGACATCACGGTGAACATCCGTGCCGGCGAAGACGGCGAGTCAAATCTCGTCTGGGTCTGGTCCAAGCGCGTCAAGTGGGATCCGACTACCCGCATCGAGGTGACGTCAGATGTCGCCAACCAGTTCATGCAGGGCAAGCTCCAGGTGGCCAAGGCCCTCGCGCTGCGCAAGGTCAAGGTGAAGGGCTCACTGACCGCCGGCCTGCGCATCGTCGCGATCTGCGGTCCGGCCTTCGAGCACTACCGCGAGCGCGTGACCAGCGATTTTCCTCATCTCGTCGTCTGAGGTAGTTTGAGCGCCATGCTCGGGCGCGCGAGGCCAACAAGCTTGCTCGACTGGGGGATCCTCGCTTCGTATCTCGTCGCGTTGCTTCTGATTGTCTGGGCCGTCCTGGTCGTGGACTGGTGGTCCACGGCGATCAGGTTGATCGATCCTGAACTTGGGAGCGGAGTGCCGAGCGCCTCGCTGACCAGGGACGGGCAGACGCTGCTCAGCGGCTACCCCGGCACCGCGATTGCCCTCTTGCTGATCGTCCCGTGCGGCTGGTTCCTGTCTTACCGAAACCGGATCGCTTCCGTCATGCTCGGGCTGTTCGGGATCGGGCTGACGATTGTCGCGGGCCTGCTCGATCCACTGGTCACGGGTCTCGTGACGACGAACGCGTGGATTCCCGCCGCCATCGCGTGGTTCTTCTATTTCGGAGCGCTGCTCACGGCGCTTTCGACGCAGGACCCGCAGTTAGAGTTGGAACCGCGCCCCGATAGCTCAGATGGATAGAGCGCTTCCCTCCTAAGGAAGAGGCCGCTGGTTCGACTCCAGCTCGGGGCATTCAGGTCGATCAACGACCGGCGAGTCCGCGTCGTGGACGGCTCGGTAGGTCTTTGGTTGGGGGTGGCAGTGACCATACGAGATCTGCTGCAGCCGAGCGGTCTTTCACGCCGAGCACGCGGTACGCGTTCTCAAGATGTTTCTGGACGGTGCGCTCGCTGATGCCCAGGCTGGCGGCGGCGTCGCGGTTTGAGCGACCGCGCGCGATCTCGGCCAGGACCGCGGCCTGCCGTTTGCTGACGCCGAGCTCGACCAGCGCGACGATCCGAGTGGCGAGATCGCCGGCCGCCAGCGTGGGCCGGGCGGCAAGCTCCTCCCGCAGTGCAGTGTGCTCGATCGCGTTGCGCCAGGCCTGGATCAAGAAGGGCCGAGCGGCATTCAGGAGGTCGCGCTCGGCGTCGCTGAAATCTACGTGGGTCCGGCTGATGGCGATCGCGATCACGCGCTCGGGAGCCGAGGGCAGGATCACCGCGATCTGATGCTCGACGCCCATGGGCTTGTAGACCTGGCGGTAGAGCTCCAAGCTCACGAGTTCCTGTCGGGAAATCACATCGGAGAATCTGTACGCCCGTCCGTCCTGCGTCTTCAAGTACCGCGCGAGCAGCGGATTCTCATGCGCGTATTGGCCGAACAACCGGAACATCTCCTCCGACTGCGGCGGGCGGACGACCGCGATGATCCCGTCGGGATCGGGGCCGATGTCGTTGATCGAAATGAACTCGCTCGGAAGGCTCCGATCGAGCGCAACGAGCATCCCATCGATCAGCTCGTCGAGATCGAGCATCCCCTGGACCTCACCGACGAGTTCGAGTAGTGCTTTTTCCTGCTTCACGTCGATCGATGCTACGCGGATTTGGCGTAGCGCGTCCGGCGCCCTCCGCGCAGCGGGCGTAGGATTTACGCCTTGGCGCACCGAGGCTCGGGCCTGGTGCAAGTACAGGAGGACTGCAATGACTTTCCGGCGTTCCGCACTTGTTATCACTGCGCTCGCGGCACTCGCGATCGCTCTTCCGACATTCGCCAGCGCGGCGAAGGCACCGATCTACCACGTCTACTCGAAGTGCAGCAAGAGCACGGGAATCTGTTCCGCCTCTGCCTACCTGAACAAAAAGCAGACTCGTGCCGTTTCGCTTGGCGTCTCCAAGAAGTGCAGCGACGGTTCGTATATCTCGATCTCCTTCAGCGGAAGCACCAAGGTCTCGAGCAAGGGCAAGTTCAGCGTCACCGTTGACGTGACCAATTACGACCGGACCGCCGGAGTTTCGGTCGCAGGAGTCGGCAAGATCGACGGCAAGGTCAAGAAGAAGGAGAAGGTCACGCTCGACTACTCGATCGACAAGGCTCCGGCCGCCTGCGCAGGTCTGCTCAGCGGGTCGAACACGGCCAAGTACAAGGGCACCCAGTCGGGAGGATGATTGGTTGACTGGCAATCGGATCGGCGCCACGTGGATCAACGAGCAACTTCTTCGGCCGCAAGGCGGCGGGTGATCGATCCCGCGACATGAAGTC
This sequence is a window from Solirubrobacterales bacterium. Protein-coding genes within it:
- a CDS encoding DUF2029 domain-containing protein — its product is MTQAGLRWAQAALGALVLVFLWLAVAPAVVGSQIVLATVGGSPTWLIGIYRVFGAESLAGPNAGWIYYLPLMLSALLWALVVWFAPKLPVSWLLWSVVGLHAVFFLAPPLLSQDVFSYIAYARLGIEHGLNPYDSRPFDIPSDPVFGFAGSKDAVDVYGPFFTLFTYPLAWVSVAVAFWSLKLVSVASSLGLVLLVKSIAAKVGADGVRAIAIVGLSPATLVHVVAGAHNEALTMLIVFLGIAFAFSRDDGAGDAAGGFISALAIGVKASAAVPLVFMLAAAQRKLAMFLAMLGAAVLTVVTALVAFGSDALNGLNLISSNQDRSSSWSLPHVTVDGVDAVIGVDRGVATDVVRMALVVILAAVVAYLIWRSYKQPDTWLGNAGWATFGVLLASAWLVPWYLLWLLPFAALGKCRGLQIATIALTAYSLIIAIPF
- a CDS encoding penicillin-binding protein — encoded protein: MAIGLVVLVSLGAIAGFSAIGYVIALANGAPPLGKPVNRGLTSAVYAANGELLGYIQADEISTPVAWKRLPQDCKDATIAIEDERFYEHGGVDYTAIVRAAVKNASSGKTVQGGSTITMQLVRNLYISDPKRDFKRKIREAKLANELERQRSKTWILGQYLNTAPYGTVGGQSAMGLQAAGQTFFAKNANDLNLSECAMLAGLPQAPTDYNPFLNPQAALVRRAEVLDKMAERGYITRAEADAAAQSKLRLDRGTRYTKIREPYFFDYVKQQLIDKYGINTVRKGGLKIYTTIDPRLQTAAREAIKSTLPTPGDPSSAIVATDPRTGYVRAMASSGGYGQSQFNLAAQGSRQPGSAFKTMVLLTAIRQGIDPATTTYTSRPIDIKNTPWGPIKVATYANTYSGSQNLVKATVASDNSVYIQLDMDVGPNNVKRTARMMGIRSKLNGYPAEGLGGLENGVSPLEMSQAYATLAAGGIRSKQLVISKVDFPGTTNDSTYKVQRKRVFTDGEAYEVTKILEQNVAAGTATGVRRGGFTCPAAGKTGTTDNFRDAWLVGYTPTLATATWMGYPNAQRSMNNVEGVASVAGGTLPTDIWTKFMKAAIGDRCEDFPKPETPFVSKPFSGKYARQGRSEGTNDALDDKKKTYTEGKKKPATENGGGGSDGGGNDAPQETPQQPETPAPAAPGGAAPGQ
- a CDS encoding mechanosensitive ion channel; translation: MLILAKATFIDANSQWIIALAISVVALVVAKLVDRFLQRSSMRISSVRDSEPLSKSAVTRLRLVRRLIVLSIAMLGIFLALAQIDALKPLGTALLASSAVVGVAVGLASRAVLANAVSGMMLATVQPFRIGDVIAWQDNRGRVEDITLTYTFVRLPSGHRLVIPNEAIATTPLENYTIAGTVVDVDASIEIAPNKATAAIQLLREKLDDTTISLGDCAVDRFEILISFSTTAGHEATQRFATREQVVAILSDAGMLEGPSQAA
- a CDS encoding CPBP family intramembrane metalloprotease produces the protein MTDAPFDPPTGEPRPLPEMPVAGPPVVPPPTTPLPPGTPPPGSLGPTGAERWRWYYAAYAFFGSLIVSQVVVLVIGGIWAAVGDKDLTQLQDSSGFIVAASAVNELFFIATAVFVARMSGSFHWRDFGLVRSPLRRTVVLTVAMLISYFAFLAIYSQLVQLAPDDAPEKLGANAGNLQMLFFALLVAVLAPIAEEVFFRGMIFRALWNGIGLWPAAIVSALLFGSLHFDALTSERLLQVIPIAVLGISFALLYAWSGTLYAAIALHATNNAVAVAAFAEKNNSDFGLALVAVLWVLMMLGCGLGHRLTDKRIERPRGGLTGGGDGPVEYAVPR
- a CDS encoding L,D-transpeptidase family protein, whose amino-acid sequence is MTARMLTSGSVSCAAAIFAMLALALPAFAEPTGATDRSTAITGVTGPSGVSGAARKRSSSKAKTAKLKTFSLRAEGAYRYKGRGYVLPRTNLVIRGRVETVLGAEVKIRILKNGKLIKSENVVLDSAGSTSKFRYSWRAGKEGRYAIKLELTDEQKLLAGAGKGTTVSVVRTNIRPGSRGVAVRLFQNRLRSLSYVAPLNGRFDAGTGRAFIAFRKVNGMSRRAAAGSSVARKLAAGTGGFRLRYPGAGRHIEVSTSKQIMVMADKGKVTRIYHVSTGKSSTPTIRGTYRVYRKDPTTNAKGMVKSSYFIRGYAIHGFKDVPIFGASHGCVRVPIPNASSIFRWVRMGTRVDTYF
- a CDS encoding phosphoribosyltransferase encodes the protein MDARDTLIAELREHALVIGEVVLTSGKTAQYYVDAKRAILQRTGFMALGELVADFATVVGATAVGGMTMGADPVACSALAVGSDAKAFFVRKDRKEHGLQRWVEGPLLAPGERCLIVEDVVTTGGSTLQAIERVKDEGFEIVGVCAVLDRLAGGGEAIEAAAGAPYRAFTTIDDVHPDRPDR
- a CDS encoding SCP2 sterol-binding domain-containing protein codes for the protein MDQVIATLCDDTEVGPQLKALGTPVEITYKDFDITVNIRAGEDGESNLVWVWSKRVKWDPTTRIEVTSDVANQFMQGKLQVAKALALRKVKVKGSLTAGLRIVAICGPAFEHYRERVTSDFPHLVV